One window of the Herbiconiux sp. L3-i23 genome contains the following:
- a CDS encoding PD-(D/E)XK nuclease family protein produces the protein MTEDFKDVARRIEANPLGRLMYGQRELFHSNLIGWFFDQLPDAADATFRPLASPGTDSGRFVERERGHMDLVFHWPDRAPLVIENKVFSLPHRDQLHEYHAAASKWPHTPALVLLSVSAPDFDLGEWRYLSYAEFAARILDALPADSSYEVETMRRYAALVADLYQLVSAVDVQSDDEAVWLPGSILSAISSTQMRAALHKARAQRVARVLNEFLPGLEQPAAGGMSNATPLVESFEYVYTRRMHLHIGWQLQGSQFRRAAVYHDPSISGRSQESRRLREDVSREHPEFYSFPAPLPQAIGGRKEFNHFAPSFVYKYVKTPNLTISELKAAAAEVHAEIQQLRAEGANESRPAEAVRKAP, from the coding sequence ATGACTGAGGACTTCAAAGACGTCGCCCGCCGCATCGAAGCGAACCCGCTCGGGCGGCTCATGTACGGCCAGCGCGAGCTGTTCCACTCCAATCTCATCGGTTGGTTCTTCGACCAGCTTCCGGATGCGGCCGACGCGACGTTCCGGCCGCTTGCCTCGCCCGGCACGGACTCTGGTCGGTTCGTAGAGCGCGAGCGAGGTCACATGGATCTCGTGTTCCACTGGCCAGACCGTGCCCCGCTCGTCATCGAGAACAAGGTCTTCTCCCTGCCCCACCGAGACCAGCTCCATGAGTACCACGCAGCCGCATCGAAGTGGCCGCACACGCCGGCCCTTGTGCTGCTCTCGGTAAGCGCGCCGGACTTCGACCTGGGGGAGTGGCGCTACCTGAGCTACGCCGAGTTCGCCGCTCGCATCCTCGACGCGCTTCCTGCCGACTCGTCCTACGAGGTTGAGACGATGCGCCGCTACGCCGCGCTCGTTGCCGACTTGTATCAGCTCGTCTCGGCTGTCGACGTGCAGTCCGACGACGAGGCGGTCTGGCTGCCGGGATCGATATTGTCGGCGATCTCCAGCACGCAGATGCGCGCGGCGCTCCATAAGGCGCGGGCACAGCGCGTCGCGCGGGTGCTCAACGAGTTCCTTCCTGGCTTGGAGCAGCCCGCTGCGGGCGGCATGAGCAACGCGACACCGCTGGTCGAGTCCTTCGAGTACGTCTACACCCGCCGCATGCATCTGCACATTGGTTGGCAGCTCCAAGGCAGCCAGTTCCGGCGCGCCGCCGTTTACCACGACCCATCCATCTCCGGGCGGAGCCAAGAGTCTCGCAGACTCCGCGAAGACGTCAGCCGCGAACACCCCGAGTTCTACTCCTTCCCTGCCCCACTGCCGCAAGCGATTGGCGGGCGCAAGGAGTTCAACCACTTCGCCCCCTCCTTCGTCTACAAATACGTCAAGACGCCGAACCTCACTATCTCCGAGCTGAAGGCAGCCGCCGCCGAGGTGCACGCGGAGATCCAGCAATTGCGCGCCGAAGGGGCGAACGAGAGTCGCCCCGCCGAGGCAGTGCGCAAGGCTCCGTAG
- a CDS encoding alpha-galactosidase: protein MEFPVTKSPPAFSTTDSQADAPDVVLHLTAGGVSVVIDATGGRLPAVTYWGSALGPQTADDVFALELAATEPTSGNVVDVPVRVSVLPEQHAGWEGKPGIVGHRDGADWSPKFTVSAIEVDGETRTDGRLVETGGAVVTVTANDAVAGLDLALEIELLASGLLRTRAALVNSGSGVYTVDGVNLALPIPVRAREILDFAGRWSKERIPQRRDLVVGIHEREGRKGRTGPDAATVLSVGTPGFGFASGEVWGVHVGFSGNHRHYAEQLSAGAQVIGGGELLLPGEVRLAESESYRSPWVYAAYGDGLDDQAHRFHRFLRSRETHPTTPRPVTLNVWEAVYFDHDIDRLTDLADRAAALGVERFVLDDGWFTGRRDDHAGLGDWTIDEDVWPHGLAPLVDRVTGLGMQFGLWFEPEMVNEDSDLAREHPEWIMQTGGRLPLRGRDQQVLNLGIPEAYEHILERMSAILTEYDIAYIKWDHNRDLIDAGTFPTGVAGVHEQTLAAYRLMDELKRRFPGLEIESCSSGGARADLAVIERTDRVWVSDCIDPLERQQMMRWTMQLMPAELLGSHIGATANHTTGRTHALSFRAATAVFGHFGIEWDLTKATEQENADLAAWIAFYKEHRSLLHTGEMVRADEIDPAFQVYGAVADDRSEALFFVAFLTRATVSPRGRFTLPGLDPERRYRVAPVVVGEPDHGRADPPWYSDGAGVVLSGRALATAGLHLPGSFPERVVMLRIEAV, encoded by the coding sequence ATGGAGTTCCCTGTGACGAAGAGTCCGCCAGCCTTCTCGACCACCGATTCGCAGGCCGATGCGCCCGATGTCGTGCTGCACCTCACCGCTGGGGGTGTCAGTGTCGTGATCGATGCGACCGGTGGCCGCCTGCCCGCGGTCACGTACTGGGGGTCGGCGCTCGGCCCGCAGACCGCGGACGATGTTTTCGCCCTCGAACTCGCCGCGACCGAACCCACGTCGGGCAATGTCGTCGACGTGCCGGTGCGCGTCTCCGTCCTGCCCGAACAGCACGCCGGGTGGGAGGGCAAGCCCGGCATCGTCGGCCACCGAGACGGAGCCGACTGGTCGCCGAAGTTCACCGTGTCCGCCATCGAGGTAGACGGCGAGACCCGCACTGACGGGCGCCTCGTCGAGACCGGTGGCGCCGTCGTGACGGTGACCGCCAACGACGCGGTGGCGGGGCTCGACCTCGCCCTCGAGATCGAGCTGCTCGCCTCCGGGCTGCTCCGCACCCGCGCTGCACTGGTTAACAGCGGCTCCGGCGTTTACACGGTCGACGGGGTGAACCTGGCGCTGCCGATCCCGGTCCGCGCCCGCGAGATCCTCGACTTCGCGGGGCGGTGGAGCAAGGAGCGCATCCCGCAGCGCCGCGACCTCGTCGTGGGCATCCACGAGCGCGAGGGACGCAAGGGCCGCACCGGCCCGGACGCGGCGACCGTGCTCAGCGTGGGAACCCCCGGCTTCGGCTTCGCCTCCGGCGAGGTGTGGGGCGTGCATGTCGGCTTCAGCGGTAATCACCGCCACTACGCCGAGCAGCTGTCGGCCGGCGCGCAGGTGATCGGCGGGGGAGAGCTGCTGCTGCCCGGCGAGGTCCGCCTGGCCGAGTCCGAGAGCTACCGCTCGCCGTGGGTGTACGCCGCGTACGGCGACGGTCTCGATGATCAGGCGCACCGCTTCCACCGCTTCCTGAGAAGCCGCGAGACGCATCCGACGACGCCGCGCCCGGTGACGCTGAACGTGTGGGAAGCGGTCTATTTCGACCACGACATCGATCGACTCACCGACCTGGCCGACCGGGCCGCGGCGCTCGGGGTCGAGCGGTTCGTGCTCGACGACGGCTGGTTTACGGGCCGCCGCGACGACCACGCCGGCCTCGGCGACTGGACCATCGACGAGGACGTGTGGCCGCACGGTCTCGCGCCGCTCGTCGACCGCGTCACCGGTCTCGGCATGCAATTCGGTCTCTGGTTCGAGCCGGAGATGGTGAACGAGGACAGCGACCTGGCCCGCGAGCATCCCGAGTGGATCATGCAGACCGGCGGCCGCCTGCCCCTTCGCGGGCGCGATCAGCAGGTGCTGAACCTCGGCATCCCGGAGGCGTACGAGCACATCCTCGAGCGCATGTCGGCGATCCTCACCGAGTACGACATCGCCTACATCAAGTGGGATCACAACCGCGACCTCATCGACGCCGGCACCTTCCCGACCGGGGTGGCGGGCGTGCACGAGCAGACGCTCGCCGCGTACCGGCTGATGGATGAGCTGAAGCGTCGCTTCCCGGGCCTCGAGATCGAGTCGTGCTCATCGGGTGGCGCGCGCGCGGACCTGGCCGTCATCGAGCGGACCGACCGGGTCTGGGTGAGCGACTGCATCGACCCGCTGGAGCGGCAGCAGATGATGCGGTGGACGATGCAGCTGATGCCCGCCGAGCTGCTCGGCTCGCACATCGGCGCGACGGCCAACCACACGACCGGCCGCACACACGCGCTGTCGTTCCGCGCCGCGACCGCGGTGTTCGGTCACTTCGGCATCGAGTGGGATCTGACGAAGGCGACGGAGCAGGAGAACGCGGACCTCGCCGCGTGGATCGCGTTCTACAAGGAGCATCGCTCGCTACTGCACACGGGCGAAATGGTGCGCGCGGACGAGATCGACCCTGCGTTCCAGGTCTACGGCGCGGTCGCCGATGATAGGTCGGAGGCGCTGTTCTTCGTCGCCTTCCTGACGCGGGCGACGGTGTCGCCGCGCGGCCGCTTCACCCTGCCGGGCCTCGACCCGGAGAGGCGCTACCGCGTCGCGCCGGTCGTCGTCGGCGAGCCGGATCACGGCCGCGCCGACCCGCCCTGGTACTCGGACGGAGCGGGCGTGGTGCTGAGCGGACGCGCGCTCGCGACGGCGGGCCTGCACCTGCCGGGCTCGTTCCCGGAACGCGTGGTGATGCTTCGCATCGAGGCGGTGTGA
- a CDS encoding helix-turn-helix domain-containing protein — MSSPRYGSGSTSTALAEEFGVAKSTILRILREARVVVRRQPMTAEQVSDAARLYESGLSLSQVAKRLDVNQETMRVAIIAAGVTIRPPTGR, encoded by the coding sequence CTGTCATCGCCCCGGTACGGCAGCGGCTCGACATCGACCGCACTTGCCGAGGAATTCGGCGTTGCGAAGTCCACCATCCTGCGGATCCTGCGCGAAGCTCGAGTGGTCGTCCGCCGTCAGCCGATGACGGCCGAGCAGGTGAGCGACGCCGCACGACTCTACGAGTCCGGGCTGTCGCTGTCGCAGGTCGCCAAGCGACTCGACGTGAACCAGGAGACTATGCGGGTCGCGATCATCGCCGCGGGGGTTACGATTCGACCGCCGACTGGTCGGTAG
- a CDS encoding glycoside hydrolase family 2 TIM barrel-domain containing protein, which produces MREEDHYLNDIGPGRGRRRPARSWLHSDAPSLSLNGEWRFRLLSGAPGTLGAPAVLPAGEAAEGFASPEFDDSGWDRLPLPAHWVLQGDGRYGAPQYTNVKLPFPQDPPFSPDENPTGDHRRTFELPAEWMDRDRFEAVVLRFDGVESRYRVWLNGVEIGVGTGSRLAQEFDVTDAVRAGVNVVAVRVHQWSASTYIEDQDQWWLPGIYRDVTLQARPRGGVEDVWVRAAFDHRSGAGTLSTELRAADAAYPIRLSVPELGVDVTWQSPAEVAPIDIKAVEPWSAEDPRLYDATVVSAGGAESIALRLGFRSVEIVGDRFLVNGRRVVLHGMNRHDTNPDLGRGFDEEFVRRDLELMKRHNVNAIRTAHYPPHPRVLDLADEYGFWVMLENDIETHAFHHGGSQFTSGVDEWFGNPSEDPAWRATYLDRIERTVERDKNHPSVVMWSLGNESGTGANMAAMAEWVHARDPERPVHYEGDHAGDYTDVYSRMYPAIAELASIGSDSTSRLLDASVVQSARQRTKPALLCEYVHAMGNGPGGIELYEDLVDRYPRLHGGFVWEWRDHGIRTHTADGMSFFGYGGDFGETGVHDGHFCMDGMVLSDGTPTPGLVEFAAVTAPIRFAFVVTDEAATVTVRNLRHSAHTGDLVFQWRIERDGHEVAAGVLQVEGAHGAPLAAGADADIELRLDLETLGLEPGELWLTVSAVLAADTSWASAGHALAIGQVELASTPAPRVPSVAVPARHGSGAVADGRETTGTYELGPARFTDGRFTGFGDALVAGPHLSLWRAPTDNDAGSHMGSYDVTDPWEGRGLGIPGPSYAFQWLEAGLDRLSSRLIEVSRTETTLERRTRWAAADTRDAVALEETWAVDGDSVLLSIELIPTTRWDLVWPRFGVRFDLPLDVDGAEWFGTGPGESYPDSRRGVNVGRFQAGIDELRFPYAWPQESGHRSDLRSLDITANGSPWMRVEAEADSRGRRPGFTLSRYTAEQLAVATHQHELPAASATYLYLDVGQNGLGSRACGPDVWPDALLRPEARSLTLRFTAL; this is translated from the coding sequence GTGCGCGAAGAAGACCACTACCTCAACGACATCGGACCGGGCAGGGGGCGCAGGCGCCCCGCGCGGTCGTGGCTGCACTCGGATGCGCCGTCCCTCTCGCTGAACGGCGAGTGGCGCTTCCGGCTGCTGAGCGGCGCCCCGGGCACCCTCGGCGCGCCCGCCGTGCTTCCTGCGGGGGAGGCGGCGGAAGGGTTCGCGAGCCCTGAGTTCGACGATTCGGGCTGGGACCGGCTGCCGCTTCCGGCGCACTGGGTGCTGCAGGGCGACGGCCGGTACGGCGCCCCGCAGTACACGAATGTGAAGTTGCCGTTCCCGCAGGATCCGCCGTTCTCGCCCGACGAGAACCCGACCGGTGACCATCGGCGCACGTTCGAGCTGCCCGCCGAGTGGATGGATCGCGACCGCTTCGAGGCGGTGGTGCTGCGCTTCGACGGGGTCGAGTCGCGCTATCGGGTGTGGCTGAACGGTGTCGAGATCGGTGTCGGCACGGGGTCGCGTCTCGCGCAGGAGTTCGACGTGACCGATGCGGTGCGCGCGGGCGTCAACGTCGTGGCCGTGCGCGTGCACCAGTGGTCGGCGTCGACCTACATCGAGGACCAGGATCAGTGGTGGCTGCCCGGCATCTACCGCGATGTCACCCTGCAGGCCCGACCGCGCGGCGGGGTCGAGGACGTCTGGGTGCGGGCCGCGTTCGACCACCGCTCCGGGGCGGGAACGCTGTCGACGGAGCTGCGCGCCGCCGATGCCGCCTACCCGATCCGGCTGTCGGTGCCGGAGCTCGGCGTCGACGTCACCTGGCAGAGCCCCGCCGAGGTCGCGCCGATCGACATCAAGGCCGTCGAGCCATGGAGCGCAGAGGACCCGAGGCTCTACGACGCCACCGTGGTGAGCGCGGGCGGAGCCGAGAGCATCGCGCTGCGCCTTGGCTTCCGCTCCGTCGAGATCGTCGGCGACCGTTTCCTCGTCAATGGGCGTCGCGTCGTGCTGCACGGCATGAACCGGCACGACACCAACCCCGACCTCGGGCGCGGCTTCGACGAGGAGTTTGTGCGTCGCGACCTCGAGCTGATGAAGCGGCACAACGTGAACGCGATCCGCACGGCGCACTACCCGCCGCATCCGCGGGTGCTCGACCTCGCCGACGAGTACGGCTTCTGGGTGATGCTCGAGAACGACATCGAGACGCACGCCTTCCATCATGGGGGCAGCCAGTTCACCTCGGGTGTCGACGAGTGGTTCGGCAACCCGAGCGAGGATCCGGCCTGGCGTGCCACCTACCTCGACCGCATCGAACGCACGGTTGAGCGCGACAAGAACCACCCGAGCGTCGTCATGTGGTCGCTCGGCAACGAGTCGGGCACCGGAGCGAACATGGCCGCGATGGCGGAGTGGGTGCACGCCCGCGACCCCGAACGGCCCGTCCACTACGAGGGCGATCACGCGGGCGACTACACCGATGTCTACTCGCGGATGTACCCGGCGATCGCCGAGCTGGCGAGCATCGGCAGCGACTCGACATCGCGGTTGCTCGACGCGTCGGTGGTGCAGTCGGCGCGGCAGCGCACCAAGCCCGCCCTGCTCTGCGAGTACGTCCACGCGATGGGCAACGGCCCGGGCGGCATCGAGCTGTACGAAGACTTGGTCGACCGGTACCCGCGACTGCACGGCGGGTTCGTCTGGGAGTGGCGCGATCACGGCATCCGTACCCACACCGCTGACGGGATGTCGTTCTTCGGCTACGGCGGCGACTTCGGCGAGACCGGCGTGCACGACGGCCACTTCTGCATGGACGGCATGGTGCTCTCCGACGGCACCCCGACCCCGGGCCTGGTCGAGTTCGCGGCGGTGACGGCGCCCATCCGCTTCGCTTTCGTAGTGACGGACGAGGCGGCGACGGTCACGGTGCGCAACCTCCGCCACTCCGCCCACACCGGCGACCTCGTGTTTCAATGGCGCATCGAGCGCGACGGCCACGAGGTGGCGGCGGGCGTGCTGCAGGTCGAGGGTGCCCACGGTGCGCCGCTGGCCGCGGGCGCCGACGCGGACATCGAACTGCGACTCGATCTCGAAACGCTCGGGCTCGAGCCCGGCGAGCTGTGGCTGACCGTCTCGGCGGTGCTCGCGGCGGATACGTCGTGGGCGTCAGCCGGTCACGCTCTCGCTATCGGTCAGGTGGAGCTGGCGTCGACGCCCGCGCCTCGAGTGCCTTCGGTTGCCGTTCCGGCACGGCACGGCAGCGGAGCCGTCGCCGACGGTCGGGAGACGACCGGGACCTACGAGCTGGGTCCGGCGCGGTTCACGGACGGCCGCTTCACCGGCTTCGGCGACGCGCTCGTCGCGGGTCCGCACCTCTCGTTGTGGCGCGCGCCGACGGACAACGACGCGGGCTCCCACATGGGCAGCTACGACGTCACGGATCCGTGGGAGGGCCGCGGGCTCGGCATCCCGGGCCCGTCGTATGCGTTCCAATGGCTCGAGGCGGGGCTCGACCGGCTGAGCTCCCGCCTAATCGAGGTGAGCAGGACCGAGACCACGCTGGAGCGGCGCACCCGATGGGCTGCCGCCGACACCCGCGACGCGGTGGCGCTCGAAGAGACCTGGGCCGTCGACGGCGACTCGGTGCTGCTCTCGATCGAGCTCATCCCCACCACGCGGTGGGATCTGGTGTGGCCGCGCTTCGGGGTGCGCTTCGACCTGCCGCTCGATGTCGATGGCGCCGAGTGGTTCGGCACAGGGCCGGGGGAGTCGTACCCGGATTCGCGCCGCGGCGTGAACGTCGGACGCTTCCAGGCCGGCATCGACGAGCTGCGGTTCCCGTACGCCTGGCCGCAGGAGAGCGGCCACCGCAGTGACCTGCGAAGCCTCGACATCACGGCGAACGGCAGCCCGTGGATGCGCGTCGAAGCAGAGGCTGACAGTCGTGGGCGTCGCCCCGGCTTCACGCTGTCGCGGTACACGGCGGAGCAGCTCGCTGTCGCGACCCACCAGCACGAGCTCCCGGCCGCCAGTGCCACGTACCTCTACCTCGACGTCGGACAGAACGGACTCGGTTCGCGCGCCTGCGGACCCGACGTCTGGCCCGACGCCCTGCTGCGCCCGGAAGCCCGCTCACTGACCCTGCGGTTCACCGCACTGTGA
- a CDS encoding N-6 DNA methylase produces the protein MSSPRREHDAIAKHAVDQLHDAGYKSVESELRIAGTNSRPDIVAWAANEDGKIVPWVVVEIKSGESTSKPEVVLPQVAQYANTLGTVDNYVVIGTNWFKADRSFRRLEPVIGPTPPPFGSQGYVDDPTVVAPLLTNWLASLTHKVASRELRVALPELEGFSVSDAAYWRAAMNAIADTTSRSGFAQHSSSPFIAALVARLVGTRLEGLVLDPFSGVGSFLWAVADRVKEAIERGERPAEVSLYGVELEERTAAIARAIGEVAGVPTEIIAGDAFHVDLPKASAIVTAPPLGMRLPEPYELLNGRVTTDMDLAAVDLSLRHLEEGGRAVILLPRTFVNRASGEAYREYLANQFRVGALIGTPRGAVPGTSFAGVLLVINKGDAPGETFVGQAADDDWQVQLGVDGPLTKAAVDYLDGFSEMWS, from the coding sequence ATGTCGAGTCCCAGGCGCGAGCACGATGCGATCGCCAAGCACGCTGTGGATCAACTGCACGACGCGGGCTATAAGTCGGTGGAGTCGGAACTACGCATTGCCGGTACCAACTCCCGTCCGGATATCGTCGCTTGGGCGGCTAACGAGGACGGGAAGATCGTTCCCTGGGTCGTAGTCGAGATCAAGTCCGGCGAAAGCACCAGCAAGCCTGAAGTCGTACTTCCTCAGGTCGCCCAATACGCCAACACTCTGGGCACCGTCGACAACTACGTAGTGATCGGCACGAACTGGTTCAAGGCAGATCGATCGTTCCGACGCCTCGAGCCCGTCATCGGGCCGACACCTCCGCCGTTTGGATCTCAGGGATACGTTGACGATCCCACGGTTGTCGCGCCGCTTCTAACGAACTGGCTGGCGAGCCTCACCCATAAGGTGGCGTCGCGGGAGCTTCGAGTTGCTCTTCCGGAACTGGAAGGGTTCTCGGTGAGCGACGCGGCTTACTGGCGCGCGGCAATGAATGCCATCGCCGACACGACCTCGCGGTCGGGGTTCGCCCAGCATTCCAGCAGCCCGTTCATTGCGGCGTTGGTTGCTCGTCTAGTCGGAACTCGGCTTGAAGGGCTGGTGCTTGATCCCTTCTCTGGCGTCGGCTCTTTCCTGTGGGCGGTCGCCGATCGCGTGAAGGAGGCGATAGAGCGAGGCGAACGACCGGCGGAGGTCTCGCTCTATGGCGTTGAGTTGGAGGAGCGAACGGCCGCGATCGCGCGGGCGATCGGCGAGGTGGCGGGCGTGCCAACGGAGATCATCGCAGGGGACGCCTTCCATGTTGATCTGCCGAAGGCGAGCGCAATCGTCACCGCCCCACCACTTGGTATGCGGCTACCGGAGCCCTATGAGTTGCTCAATGGGCGGGTCACCACCGACATGGACCTGGCAGCAGTCGACCTGTCGCTCCGGCATCTCGAAGAGGGCGGGCGCGCGGTAATCCTGCTACCGCGAACATTTGTGAATCGCGCCAGCGGGGAGGCGTACCGCGAGTATCTCGCCAACCAGTTCCGGGTCGGCGCGCTCATCGGCACGCCGCGCGGCGCAGTACCGGGCACAAGCTTCGCTGGTGTTCTGCTCGTGATTAATAAGGGTGACGCCCCCGGCGAAACGTTCGTCGGCCAGGCTGCAGATGACGACTGGCAGGTGCAGCTCGGTGTGGATGGGCCCCTGACGAAGGCGGCAGTCGACTACCTCGACGGGTTCAGCGAGATGTGGTCATGA
- a CDS encoding glycoside hydrolase family 38 C-terminal domain-containing protein yields MTDESNPNGRVRLDAETLAMQRVRRFTRFRITPALYREARPVEVTAWQVDGEPVPFATAVTQEFEPIAIGAPWGRPWDTVWFDVRGEVPADWSAEETELIVDLGFVDEQPGFQAEATAYRPDGTIVKAIEPRNAWVPITEPGAFRLLLEAAANPTIQVPYEYEPTRLGDRATAGDEAHYRVVRIEVARRDIVVWELLQDVLALDGLVHMLPADTARRADIVHALERMVDVMDPDDISGTAQLGRDALAPALAMTAPGSALHVTAVGHAHIDSAWLWPTRETMRKVARTFSNVVDLIERDPEFVFAASSAQQYLWLKQSQPELFERVRAAVASGRFRPVGGMWVESDTNMPSGEALARQFVQGKKFFLEEFGIESDEVWLPDSFGYSAALPQIARAAGARYFVTQKPSWNETNRIPYSTFHWEGIDGSRLFTHLPPAETYNSDLGALDLARTERVFSEKGSAREVMGLFGWGDGGGGPTREMLAQAARKRDLEGSPRVSLGDPHSFFEAAEAELTSPPVWVGEMYLELHRGTLVSQQKTKRGNRHSEALLRQAELWAATAAILRGTEYPAAELQDAWRTVLLLQFHDILPGTSIAWVHQDAEASYARVAEVLGRIIDASLTALAGDGDTALAANAGPYPQRGVGAMALGPAAEIIAAAPSADGGLFVLEDEQLRVTIDARGTFVSIRDLVADREVLPEGMAGGVLHLLRDTPREWDAWDINEEDQRTGRELLDPVSVAIDGDAVAVRHEVGGSAIDLRVRLEDGRIDLAFEIDWHESQKLLKLKFPIDVRAERAASEIQFGHLHRAIHRNTSWDSARFETVAHRWVQVGEPGWGVAIANDVVYGHDLRTLRAPSGSPMVMARLSLLRAPRYPDPFADQGTHSFTVSLRPGGIPEAIVDGYRQSLPPRAVTGSPVEPLLAVSNPAIVVEAVKLAEDGSGDLVVRLYEAHGDRSSGTVTTSIGWDTVEATDLLERPLESSAIRSTHTRRVDLELRPFELLTLRFSTPTPAPR; encoded by the coding sequence ATGACGGACGAGTCGAACCCGAACGGTCGAGTAAGACTCGACGCCGAGACACTCGCGATGCAGCGGGTGCGACGGTTCACCCGCTTCCGGATCACCCCGGCGCTGTACCGCGAGGCGCGCCCGGTCGAGGTCACCGCATGGCAGGTGGACGGCGAGCCCGTTCCCTTCGCCACCGCGGTGACGCAGGAATTCGAGCCAATCGCGATCGGCGCGCCGTGGGGGCGGCCGTGGGACACGGTGTGGTTCGACGTGCGTGGCGAGGTGCCCGCTGACTGGTCGGCGGAGGAGACCGAGCTGATCGTCGACCTCGGTTTCGTCGACGAGCAGCCGGGCTTCCAGGCCGAGGCGACCGCGTACCGTCCCGACGGGACGATCGTGAAGGCGATCGAGCCTCGCAACGCGTGGGTGCCGATCACCGAGCCGGGAGCCTTCCGGCTGCTGCTCGAAGCGGCCGCGAACCCGACGATCCAGGTGCCGTACGAGTACGAGCCGACTCGGCTCGGGGACAGGGCGACCGCCGGCGACGAGGCGCACTACCGCGTCGTCCGCATCGAGGTCGCCCGCCGCGACATCGTCGTCTGGGAGCTGCTGCAGGACGTGCTCGCGCTCGACGGGCTCGTGCACATGCTGCCCGCCGACACCGCCCGCCGTGCCGACATCGTGCACGCGCTCGAACGCATGGTCGATGTCATGGACCCCGACGACATCTCGGGCACCGCCCAACTCGGGCGCGACGCCCTGGCGCCGGCGCTCGCGATGACGGCTCCGGGCAGCGCCCTGCACGTCACCGCCGTGGGGCACGCGCACATCGACTCCGCGTGGCTGTGGCCGACGCGCGAGACGATGCGCAAGGTCGCCCGCACGTTCTCGAACGTCGTCGACCTCATCGAGCGCGACCCCGAGTTCGTCTTCGCCGCCTCCTCGGCGCAGCAGTACCTGTGGTTGAAGCAGAGCCAGCCCGAGCTGTTCGAGCGGGTGCGCGCCGCGGTCGCGTCCGGTCGGTTCCGTCCGGTCGGCGGCATGTGGGTCGAGTCCGACACGAACATGCCGAGCGGTGAGGCGCTCGCCCGCCAGTTCGTGCAGGGCAAGAAGTTCTTCCTCGAGGAGTTCGGCATCGAGAGCGACGAGGTGTGGCTGCCCGACTCGTTCGGCTACAGCGCCGCGCTGCCGCAGATCGCCCGCGCTGCCGGTGCCCGCTACTTCGTGACGCAGAAGCCGTCGTGGAATGAGACGAACCGCATCCCTTATTCGACCTTCCACTGGGAGGGCATCGACGGATCGCGTCTGTTCACCCACCTACCCCCGGCGGAGACCTACAACTCCGACCTCGGCGCGCTCGACCTGGCGCGCACCGAGCGCGTCTTCAGCGAGAAGGGCTCGGCCCGCGAGGTGATGGGCCTGTTCGGGTGGGGCGACGGAGGGGGAGGTCCGACCCGCGAGATGCTGGCACAGGCCGCCCGCAAGCGCGACCTCGAAGGCTCGCCCCGGGTGTCGCTCGGCGACCCGCACTCGTTCTTCGAGGCGGCCGAAGCTGAGCTGACCTCGCCGCCGGTGTGGGTGGGCGAGATGTACCTCGAACTGCACCGCGGCACGCTCGTGTCGCAGCAGAAGACGAAGCGGGGCAACCGGCACAGCGAGGCGCTGCTGCGTCAGGCGGAGCTGTGGGCGGCGACCGCCGCGATCCTGCGTGGCACCGAGTATCCGGCAGCCGAGCTGCAGGATGCGTGGCGCACGGTGCTGCTGCTGCAGTTCCACGACATCCTGCCCGGCACCTCGATCGCGTGGGTGCACCAGGACGCCGAAGCCTCCTACGCGCGCGTCGCCGAGGTGCTCGGGCGGATCATCGACGCGTCGCTGACCGCGCTCGCGGGCGACGGCGACACGGCGCTCGCTGCCAACGCCGGACCGTACCCGCAACGCGGCGTCGGGGCCATGGCTCTCGGGCCGGCCGCCGAGATCATCGCCGCGGCACCGTCGGCCGACGGCGGACTATTCGTGCTCGAGGACGAACAGCTTCGAGTGACGATCGACGCGCGCGGCACCTTCGTGTCCATCCGCGACCTGGTCGCCGACCGCGAGGTGCTGCCCGAAGGCATGGCGGGCGGGGTCCTGCACCTGTTGCGCGACACCCCGCGCGAGTGGGATGCCTGGGACATCAACGAAGAGGACCAGCGGACGGGCCGCGAGCTGCTCGACCCGGTCTCCGTCGCGATCGACGGCGACGCGGTGGCCGTCCGTCACGAGGTCGGCGGGTCGGCGATCGACCTGCGCGTGCGTCTCGAAGACGGTCGGATCGACCTCGCGTTCGAGATCGACTGGCACGAGTCGCAGAAGCTGCTGAAGCTGAAGTTCCCGATCGACGTGCGGGCCGAGCGGGCGGCGTCCGAGATCCAGTTCGGTCACCTGCATCGCGCGATCCACCGCAACACGTCGTGGGACTCGGCGCGGTTCGAGACCGTCGCGCACCGCTGGGTGCAGGTCGGTGAGCCGGGCTGGGGGGTCGCGATCGCGAACGACGTCGTCTACGGCCACGACCTGCGCACCCTGCGCGCACCGTCGGGCAGCCCGATGGTGATGGCGCGGCTGTCGCTGCTGCGCGCTCCCCGGTATCCGGACCCGTTCGCCGATCAGGGCACGCATTCGTTCACCGTGAGCCTGCGTCCGGGCGGCATCCCCGAGGCGATCGTCGACGGCTACCGCCAGTCGCTGCCGCCGCGCGCGGTGACCGGGTCGCCGGTCGAGCCGTTGCTCGCGGTGTCGAACCCGGCCATCGTCGTCGAAGCGGTGAAGCTCGCCGAAGACGGTAGCGGCGACCTGGTGGTGCGGCTGTACGAAGCGCACGGCGACCGGTCGTCGGGCACCGTGACGACGTCGATCGGGTGGGACACCGTCGAGGCGACCGACCTGCTCGAGCGACCTCTCGAGAGCAGCGCCATCCGCTCCACCCACACCCGCCGGGTCGACCTCGAGTTGCGCCCGTTCGAGCTGCTGACGCTGAGATTCAGCACTCCCACCCCCGCTCCCCGATAG